One Calditrichia bacterium DNA window includes the following coding sequences:
- a CDS encoding TolC family protein — protein sequence MARQQLLPLFICLSFFAAITGTLIAQDSDFEREAGIVSAYSSKTITLNKSTIDTLLNSPLTLDDCVAISLKNNLLLQIDRLEYNRVYFDTYGSKQNYYPEIGLSAERNLETEIDSLGNDSAETTSDQLDLSLIQKMPMGGSISFSHQLARSTDNVGRGSDEPGKLWTIAFSQPLLQGFGYDLAYSDVKQADLGFQIEQYRLKSAILETIFSVKEAYFNVLRLNKLVASTEAAIERDNQLIRISEAKVEAKLATRRDILSAEIILQQDYAELVQNQADLQNAYDELKNTMGVAFEKEIQLALNVLEYRPIPIDETYWLEVAQKNNTDIQLVEATLQLNAFQSKIAKNSRLPNLAIEGSLSRLYDGDPQDNRNRDLTGRVVLSYPLFNFGARAEYQQSVIAERQTERVLENTRRVTLLNVRSAIRNLRNGNERLKILLKSIDAAREKVVFATSMFNMGRASNQDITDAQEDLLDAEVDYAEELSSYYIEQARLEQLLGGFNISNQ from the coding sequence ATGGCCAGACAACAGTTACTACCATTATTCATTTGTTTATCCTTTTTCGCGGCGATAACCGGAACGCTTATTGCGCAGGACAGCGATTTTGAACGTGAAGCCGGAATCGTTTCCGCATACAGTAGCAAAACAATCACGCTGAACAAATCAACCATCGATACATTGCTGAACAGCCCGTTAACATTGGACGACTGTGTGGCAATTTCTTTGAAAAACAATTTGCTGTTACAAATTGACCGGCTGGAGTATAACCGCGTTTATTTTGATACATATGGCAGCAAACAAAATTATTATCCTGAAATCGGGCTTTCTGCTGAGCGCAATCTGGAAACGGAAATCGACTCCCTTGGCAATGACAGCGCAGAAACCACCAGTGACCAGCTGGATTTATCGCTAATTCAAAAAATGCCGATGGGTGGCTCAATTTCTTTCTCGCATCAACTGGCGCGCAGTACGGACAATGTTGGCCGCGGCAGCGATGAACCGGGAAAATTATGGACCATCGCGTTTAGCCAACCTTTGTTGCAAGGGTTTGGTTACGATTTGGCATACAGCGATGTCAAACAGGCCGATCTCGGATTCCAAATCGAGCAATACCGGTTGAAAAGTGCTATTCTGGAAACGATATTTTCGGTGAAAGAAGCATATTTCAACGTATTGCGACTCAACAAACTGGTTGCTTCAACCGAGGCTGCAATCGAAAGGGACAATCAGCTGATCCGCATTTCGGAAGCCAAAGTGGAAGCAAAACTGGCAACCCGCCGGGACATTTTGAGTGCGGAAATTATTTTGCAACAGGATTATGCGGAGCTTGTTCAAAACCAGGCGGATTTGCAAAATGCCTACGATGAGTTAAAAAATACAATGGGTGTCGCTTTTGAAAAAGAGATTCAATTGGCACTCAACGTTTTGGAATACCGACCCATACCCATCGATGAAACATACTGGTTGGAAGTTGCACAGAAAAACAACACGGATATTCAATTGGTAGAAGCCACTCTTCAGCTAAACGCATTTCAATCCAAAATTGCCAAAAACAGCCGGTTGCCTAATCTGGCTATCGAGGGAAGTTTATCACGACTGTATGATGGCGACCCACAGGACAATCGCAACCGCGATTTGACCGGGAGAGTTGTGTTATCGTATCCGCTGTTTAATTTTGGCGCACGTGCGGAATATCAGCAATCGGTAATTGCCGAGCGCCAAACCGAACGGGTTTTGGAAAATACCCGCCGCGTAACACTGTTGAACGTCCGTTCTGCAATCCGCAATTTGCGAAACGGCAACGAACGCCTAAAAATTTTGCTAAAAAGTATTGATGCAGCGAGAGAAAAAGTGGTTTTTGCGACCTCCATGTTTAATATGGGGCGCGCATCAAACCAGGATATAACCGATGCTCAGGAAGACTTGCTGGATGCCGAAGTGGACTATGCCGAGGAGCTTTCCAGTTATTATATTGAACAAGCACGGTTGGAGCAGTTATTGGGCGGTTTTAACATTTCGAACCAATAA
- a CDS encoding membrane integrity-associated transporter subunit PqiC codes for MIKRILTVVYSVILATLLWQCGSVPSTYYYRVNTDDTPATSANSPIPVVLAVGAFEADVVYESDRIVFRNSPFEVQYYHYRRWVAPPKKLVADAVLNRFKSAGAFREVLQQPTTSATDYLLSGKILAFEEWDEADSWFGSVKIAFELYDAKTNDLVWQKTYSERKSATDKQPVEVVKSISESLDVVIQNALADVAARLTSR; via the coding sequence TTGATAAAGCGAATACTTACAGTGGTTTACAGCGTTATTCTTGCCACATTATTGTGGCAATGCGGTAGTGTTCCATCCACCTACTATTATCGCGTGAATACAGATGACACGCCCGCAACTTCTGCAAATTCCCCGATTCCGGTGGTGTTGGCGGTCGGTGCTTTCGAAGCGGATGTGGTTTACGAAAGCGACCGGATTGTTTTCAGGAATTCGCCGTTTGAAGTGCAATATTATCACTACCGGCGCTGGGTTGCACCGCCCAAAAAACTGGTTGCGGATGCGGTGCTCAACCGATTCAAATCCGCCGGCGCGTTTCGCGAAGTATTGCAACAACCGACCACGTCTGCAACGGATTATTTGCTCAGCGGCAAAATTCTGGCATTTGAGGAATGGGACGAAGCCGATAGCTGGTTTGGCAGTGTAAAAATTGCATTCGAATTATACGATGCAAAAACCAACGATCTCGTTTGGCAAAAAACCTACTCAGAGCGCAAATCGGCAACAGACAAACAACCTGTTGAAGTTGTCAAATCCATCAGCGAAAGCCTGGATGTAGTCATCCAAAATGCGCTGGCGGATGTTGCTGCACGTTTAACATCGCGATAG
- a CDS encoding sigma-54-dependent Fis family transcriptional regulator encodes MRKIGRVMVVDDEENIRDILTNYLDTLGYEVVTARDGEDALNKFEVGAFDLVVSDLLMPTIDGLELLKKVREQDKDVIFLMITGYPSIETAVEAIKKGAYDYITKPFHMEDVKLRIERSFEKKNLRDRLSTIQGFVWALLISIPVWLILGIILAKLLS; translated from the coding sequence ATGAGAAAAATTGGCAGGGTAATGGTGGTGGATGACGAAGAAAATATTCGTGATATCCTGACAAATTACCTGGACACACTTGGCTATGAAGTCGTCACCGCCCGGGATGGAGAGGATGCCCTGAACAAATTTGAAGTTGGTGCTTTTGACCTTGTTGTTTCGGACCTGTTAATGCCTACAATCGATGGTCTGGAATTACTCAAAAAAGTTCGTGAGCAAGATAAAGATGTCATCTTTTTGATGATTACCGGTTATCCATCTATCGAAACGGCGGTTGAAGCCATCAAAAAAGGGGCTTACGACTATATTACCAAACCCTTTCATATGGAAGATGTAAAGCTGCGCATCGAGCGTTCGTTCGAAAAGAAAAATTTGCGCGACCGGCTCAGCACCATTCAGGGGTTTGTTTGGGCGCTGCTTATTTCCATTCCGGTTTGGCTGATTTTGGGCATTATACTTGCCAAGTTGCTTAGCTGA
- a CDS encoding ABC transporter ATP-binding protein has protein sequence MDVLIRARGLKRTYYRALVEVNALKGVDLDIRKGEFVAIMGPSGSGKSTLMNLLGCLDKPTGGEYKFDDVEIAKLDDRELSQFRNQRVGFIFQSFNLIPQLTIEQNVELPLIYSGISRIERRNRATEQLKQVKLGHRLGHHPNELSGGENQRVATARALVVNPDIILADEPTGNLDTKTGEEIMQLISGLHKKGVTIILVTHDVWVANWADRIIQMKDGLIQQEFREKITADMLQL, from the coding sequence ATGGACGTTTTGATCAGAGCCCGCGGACTTAAACGCACGTATTACCGCGCTTTGGTGGAGGTAAATGCGCTCAAAGGTGTGGATCTGGATATCCGCAAAGGCGAATTTGTCGCGATTATGGGCCCCTCTGGTTCGGGAAAATCGACGCTTATGAACCTGCTCGGCTGTCTGGACAAACCCACCGGCGGCGAATATAAATTTGACGATGTCGAAATCGCCAAGCTGGATGATCGCGAATTATCCCAGTTTCGCAACCAGCGGGTTGGCTTCATTTTTCAGTCTTTCAACCTGATCCCGCAATTGACCATCGAACAAAATGTGGAACTTCCGCTTATTTATTCCGGCATTTCCCGCATCGAACGTCGCAATCGCGCTACTGAACAATTGAAACAGGTAAAATTGGGACATCGCCTCGGGCATCATCCCAACGAGCTTTCCGGCGGCGAAAATCAGCGGGTGGCAACCGCCCGTGCATTGGTTGTGAATCCCGATATCATTTTGGCAGACGAACCCACCGGAAACCTGGATACCAAAACCGGCGAAGAAATAATGCAGCTGATTTCCGGGTTACACAAAAAAGGCGTTACCATCATTTTGGTTACACACGATGTTTGGGTTGCCAACTGGGCAGATCGCATCATTCAAATGAAGGATGGGCTGATCCAACAGGAATTCCGTGAAAAAATTACCGCGGATATGCTGCAACTCTAA
- a CDS encoding MCE family protein → MAFNSNEIKVGAVVVASVVILGLFLVAIFGVSVGKETNEYRVNLDYVGGITKGSLVKYRGLNVGQVREIVLPSDEQPQLGLILDVKADTPVRTNSEAFITSIGIMSEQHVEISSGTQNADLLSPGSTIASKEVLSFARMSESMGNLTGQIETLIASINELVNEENRTRIASIMENVDAVVSDGREPITEAVAKLQEMTEQMTLASRNIAAMTDTSQLNFGRLINNLEATTANAQRLIEQMNSTLENMQGTVAINNRNIYETMENFERVSQNFEEFSRMIKEQPWLLVRKSAPPERKIK, encoded by the coding sequence ATGGCATTTAATAGTAACGAAATAAAAGTCGGCGCAGTGGTCGTTGCGAGCGTAGTGATACTCGGGCTGTTTTTGGTAGCTATTTTCGGTGTTTCCGTCGGGAAAGAAACCAACGAATACCGGGTGAATCTGGATTACGTCGGCGGCATCACCAAAGGTTCGCTCGTAAAATATCGCGGGCTGAACGTCGGGCAAGTGCGGGAAATTGTGTTGCCCAGCGATGAACAACCGCAGCTCGGTCTCATTCTCGATGTTAAAGCAGACACGCCGGTTCGCACCAATTCCGAGGCGTTTATCACTTCAATCGGCATCATGTCCGAACAGCATGTGGAAATTTCCAGCGGCACTCAGAACGCCGATTTGCTGTCGCCCGGCAGCACCATTGCCAGCAAAGAGGTACTCAGCTTCGCGCGGATGTCCGAATCGATGGGAAATTTAACCGGACAAATTGAAACGCTCATCGCCAGCATCAACGAGCTGGTGAACGAAGAAAACCGGACGCGCATCGCCTCGATTATGGAAAATGTTGACGCGGTGGTCAGCGACGGCCGTGAACCGATTACCGAAGCAGTCGCGAAACTGCAGGAAATGACCGAGCAGATGACGCTGGCGAGCCGAAACATCGCCGCGATGACCGACACCAGCCAACTTAATTTTGGCAGATTGATTAACAATCTGGAAGCGACCACAGCCAACGCGCAACGGCTGATTGAACAGATGAACAGCACGCTGGAAAACATGCAGGGAACGGTGGCAATTAACAATCGCAATATTTATGAAACGATGGAAAATTTTGAGCGCGTGTCGCAAAATTTTGAGGAATTTTCCCGGATGATTAAAGAGCAGCCGTGGCTGCTGGTTCGTAAATCTGCCCCGCCGGAACGGAAGATCAAGTGA
- a CDS encoding efflux RND transporter periplasmic adaptor subunit has translation MDGKFKFKLNKFHIIIGVLVFSAIAWAIIAMNSESRFRNALTSEVRKGDLTVVVSEVGELVAQDQATISAINDKQILFLAEEGSYVHEGDTVVILESQKYVISSDEANSSVRVAQAEYEKAQNELEAQRAKEEAAKKNYETLPELAKKGFVVESEVEQARLEYLEMQSTTRSLESVVQARQADVDRARSNFRNQVRKLEESYILAPREGVVVYASYGSGAASRKVEVGMVPFEGMDLMYLPDVSTMQVKSELNEVDLDKVRIDQPVEIRLDAFPDTSFTGRVKNIGTLARRKVNPATGKTTGTKVFDLLVQVDGSDVRLKPGLSASINIIVSKQKDVVYIPIESVFTTDKNRKFVYMKEGNDIERRMIETGVSNDLYVEVKNGLEEDDIVLLDIPQE, from the coding sequence ATGGATGGTAAATTCAAATTCAAATTAAATAAGTTTCACATCATTATTGGTGTGCTGGTTTTTTCCGCAATTGCATGGGCGATTATTGCGATGAATAGCGAAAGCCGGTTTCGCAATGCGTTGACATCGGAAGTGCGCAAAGGCGACCTGACGGTTGTTGTCAGCGAGGTTGGGGAATTGGTTGCGCAGGATCAGGCAACCATCAGCGCCATCAACGATAAACAAATTCTCTTTCTCGCAGAGGAAGGCTCGTATGTTCACGAAGGCGATACGGTGGTTATTCTGGAATCCCAAAAATATGTGATTTCCAGCGATGAAGCCAATTCATCGGTACGGGTTGCCCAGGCTGAATACGAAAAAGCCCAAAACGAGCTGGAAGCCCAGCGCGCGAAAGAAGAAGCCGCGAAGAAAAATTACGAAACGCTGCCTGAACTGGCCAAAAAAGGATTTGTGGTGGAAAGCGAAGTGGAGCAAGCCCGGCTGGAATATCTGGAAATGCAATCCACAACCCGATCGCTGGAATCGGTTGTGCAAGCACGCCAGGCAGATGTGGACCGGGCACGCAGCAACTTCCGTAACCAGGTTCGCAAGCTTGAGGAATCGTATATTCTTGCCCCACGTGAAGGCGTGGTGGTGTATGCCAGCTACGGTAGCGGTGCAGCTTCCAGAAAAGTGGAAGTGGGGATGGTGCCCTTCGAAGGGATGGACCTGATGTATCTGCCTGATGTGTCCACAATGCAGGTGAAATCCGAACTGAACGAAGTCGATTTGGATAAAGTGCGCATCGACCAGCCGGTGGAAATCCGGTTGGATGCATTCCCGGATACATCGTTTACCGGACGGGTAAAAAATATTGGAACGCTGGCACGCCGCAAAGTGAATCCGGCAACGGGTAAAACCACCGGCACAAAAGTGTTCGATCTGCTCGTGCAGGTGGATGGCAGCGATGTCCGGCTGAAACCGGGACTCAGCGCTTCCATCAACATTATTGTCAGCAAACAAAAAGATGTGGTTTATATTCCGATCGAAAGTGTGTTCACCACAGATAAAAACCGCAAATTTGTGTATATGAAAGAAGGCAACGATATTGAACGCCGAATGATCGAAACGGGTGTCAGCAACGACCTTTATGTGGAAGTGAAAAATGGATTGGAAGAAGATGACATTGTATTGCTGGATATCCCACAGGAATAA
- a CDS encoding T9SS type A sorting domain-containing protein, translated as MIRSSIMMMVGLVIFGEVFAQGLVAYYPFRKNANDISGNNFNGTVFGATLANDRADNPNYAYFFDGVGSYIDIPYDSSFYPASMSTAVWVNIESTPDSGISYILTTSGDNRTPPYDPFRMRIDAAGIVEVRYEGNFDSLRINLRSTTSLTPGEWAFIATSYNSSTGEGRLFINAVLEDSEIDLMNLDTNHIGLRIGAGQNHNRTTRIMEFFHGRIDDVRLYNRELSEMEIQQLYLEEPLVGIGDSPEMVPAKIQLKQNYPNPFNPSTHIDYTLPDAGLVTLTVYNLVGEKIRILVNQWQPAGIYSTHWDGRDNLGMEMPSGIYLYRLLVGNTIQTRKMALLR; from the coding sequence ATGATACGGTCATCCATCATGATGATGGTTGGTTTGGTTATTTTTGGTGAAGTGTTTGCACAAGGGTTGGTCGCCTATTACCCATTCCGCAAAAATGCCAATGACATCAGTGGCAATAACTTCAACGGTACAGTTTTTGGCGCGACGCTTGCCAACGACCGGGCTGACAATCCCAACTATGCTTATTTTTTTGACGGTGTAGGCAGTTACATCGATATTCCTTACGATTCCAGTTTTTATCCCGCCAGTATGAGTACTGCAGTTTGGGTGAATATTGAATCGACACCGGATTCCGGTATATCTTACATTTTGACCACATCCGGGGACAACAGAACCCCGCCCTACGATCCTTTTAGAATGAGAATTGACGCTGCTGGAATTGTTGAAGTTCGATATGAGGGAAATTTCGATAGTCTTCGCATAAACCTTCGAAGCACAACTTCCCTAACTCCCGGCGAATGGGCATTTATCGCAACAAGCTACAACAGCTCAACGGGGGAAGGACGGTTGTTCATCAATGCAGTGCTGGAAGATTCCGAGATTGATCTGATGAATCTCGATACCAACCACATCGGATTGCGAATCGGGGCGGGGCAAAATCATAATCGCACTACCCGAATAATGGAGTTTTTCCACGGGAGAATCGATGATGTACGCTTATACAATCGCGAATTGAGTGAGATGGAAATACAACAATTGTATCTCGAAGAACCGCTGGTGGGCATCGGGGATTCGCCCGAAATGGTTCCCGCAAAAATACAACTGAAACAAAATTACCCGAACCCATTCAACCCGTCCACACACATTGACTACACTTTGCCAGATGCAGGGTTGGTAACTTTGACCGTTTACAATTTAGTGGGAGAAAAAATACGCATTCTGGTCAATCAATGGCAGCCTGCCGGGATATATTCAACCCATTGGGATGGGCGCGATAATCTGGGAATGGAAATGCCGTCCGGGATCTACCTCTATCGGTTGTTGGTTGGTAACACAATACAAACGCGTAAAATGGCGCTGCTGCGTTGA
- a CDS encoding redoxin domain-containing protein, with product MVLAVLLIANAAIADEKSQKNSESATINNAALDFTLTDSQGKTHKLSDYRGKYVILEWVNYDCPFVRKHYGSGNMQQLQKKYTEEGAIWLSICSSAPGKQGHFSGDALAERIKKENAAMTAYLIDVDGTVGRMYRAKTTPHMYVINPEGVLLYAGAIDDKASANVADIETAINYLTAAMTAATEGQPVANATTKPYGCAVKY from the coding sequence ATGGTGTTGGCTGTTTTGTTGATTGCCAATGCGGCAATTGCGGATGAAAAATCACAAAAAAATTCAGAATCAGCCACAATAAACAACGCAGCACTGGATTTTACACTCACAGACAGCCAGGGCAAAACCCACAAACTTTCTGATTATCGCGGAAAATATGTGATTCTGGAATGGGTGAATTACGATTGTCCATTCGTGCGTAAGCATTACGGCAGCGGAAATATGCAACAATTGCAGAAAAAATATACAGAAGAAGGTGCGATTTGGTTGTCCATTTGCTCATCCGCGCCGGGAAAACAGGGGCATTTTAGCGGCGATGCGTTGGCAGAACGCATCAAAAAAGAAAATGCTGCGATGACCGCATATCTCATTGATGTAGATGGCACTGTCGGGCGCATGTATCGCGCGAAAACCACGCCGCATATGTATGTCATCAATCCGGAGGGCGTGCTGCTTTACGCCGGCGCGATTGACGACAAGGCATCTGCCAACGTTGCAGACATCGAAACGGCTATCAATTACCTGACTGCTGCGATGACTGCCGCAACCGAAGGACAGCCAGTGGCAAATGCCACCACCAAACCGTATGGCTGTGCTGTAAAGTATTGA
- a CDS encoding PorV/PorQ family protein, protein MDVQKIRRQGWLILLATLLSFSPVFTQNNTGAQFLQMEIGSRAQALGGAYTAMGNSANGLYYNPGGMAFSTDRELMLYHAQWFSDITIENVTLVLPMNGKLTLASGISFLRMPDMQRYDVDPLTGDPVEDGNFNAYNLLFTSGLSMKFSENFAFGFNVKFLQEALESVRANGFAADVGVQMRLYDRRLQLGFAAQNLGPAITYESQNSALPQTFRAGMAYRIGFPGSLLAVDVVKIKDQPVRVRPGVEFNIGERLWLRSGYQASASEGNGLTAGFGIKLIEDHQINYSYAPYGDLGDTHRAEVVLNLGTPDALQYSQQVNAVRTTSANRAKSTINNDAAQASLELLSESGQVLARQPLTAPYSLELQDIGDNKMKLVWQEHPDPAARYHLYARPVGSENWVRVSREPIVSNYQLFTQKRDDLHLFLAVTVVVGEEESPKSIPIEFKTR, encoded by the coding sequence ATGGACGTGCAAAAAATACGTCGACAGGGATGGTTGATACTATTAGCAACGTTGCTGAGTTTCAGCCCTGTTTTTACCCAAAACAACACCGGCGCCCAGTTTTTGCAAATGGAAATCGGCAGCCGTGCGCAGGCTCTTGGCGGAGCGTATACCGCAATGGGAAATTCGGCAAACGGGTTGTATTACAATCCCGGCGGAATGGCGTTTTCCACAGACCGGGAGCTGATGTTGTATCACGCGCAGTGGTTTTCGGATATCACAATAGAAAACGTTACGCTCGTGTTGCCCATGAATGGCAAGTTGACCCTTGCCTCCGGTATTTCTTTTTTACGAATGCCGGATATGCAGCGCTACGATGTTGATCCGCTGACCGGCGATCCTGTTGAAGATGGAAATTTCAACGCATATAACCTGCTGTTTACCAGTGGTTTAAGTATGAAATTCAGTGAGAATTTTGCATTTGGTTTCAATGTGAAATTTTTGCAGGAAGCGTTGGAATCTGTTCGGGCAAACGGTTTTGCGGCGGATGTTGGTGTGCAGATGCGCCTTTACGACCGGCGATTACAATTGGGTTTTGCGGCGCAAAACCTCGGTCCGGCGATCACATATGAATCGCAAAATTCTGCACTGCCGCAAACATTCCGGGCGGGAATGGCGTATCGCATCGGATTTCCGGGCAGCCTGCTGGCGGTGGATGTTGTGAAAATAAAGGATCAGCCAGTACGCGTTCGTCCGGGTGTTGAATTTAATATTGGCGAACGGCTGTGGCTACGCAGTGGTTATCAGGCATCTGCCAGTGAAGGTAACGGCTTAACCGCCGGATTCGGCATCAAATTGATCGAAGATCACCAAATTAACTACTCGTATGCGCCATACGGCGATTTGGGCGATACCCACCGCGCAGAGGTTGTTCTAAATCTCGGAACGCCGGACGCGCTCCAATACAGCCAGCAGGTAAACGCCGTCCGCACGACCAGCGCCAATCGCGCCAAATCGACCATCAATAACGATGCTGCGCAAGCTTCGCTCGAGCTGTTGTCCGAATCCGGTCAAGTGCTGGCCAGGCAGCCGCTAACAGCGCCGTATAGTTTGGAATTGCAAGACATTGGCGATAACAAAATGAAGCTCGTCTGGCAAGAACATCCCGATCCGGCGGCGCGCTATCATCTGTATGCCCGCCCTGTTGGCAGTGAAAACTGGGTTCGCGTTTCCCGGGAACCGATCGTCAGCAACTATCAGTTGTTCACCCAAAAGCGCGATGATTTGCATTTGTTCCTCGCCGTTACCGTTGTGGTTGGGGAGGAGGAAAGCCCAAAATCGATCCCAATTGAATTCAAAACCCGTTGA
- a CDS encoding pyridoxamine 5'-phosphate oxidase family protein, with product MKTNPLYLIPLLLITVIFSTSSCAQEQPQNTSISRDSLITAAAEIMKNVRYCALITVDDSGGVHTRAMDAFPPENGLVVWFATNPHSRKVAQIRSNPNVVLYYFDAAGGEYVSISATARIVDDAAEKQQYWKEEWAAFYPDRDENYLLIETKPVKMEIVSEARGIIGDAETWEPQTVYFE from the coding sequence TTGAAAACGAATCCGCTTTATTTAATCCCATTATTGTTGATAACCGTAATATTTTCAACAAGTTCCTGTGCGCAGGAACAGCCACAAAACACCAGTATTTCCCGCGACAGCCTGATTACCGCCGCCGCTGAAATTATGAAAAACGTGCGCTATTGCGCGCTGATTACCGTGGATGATTCCGGGGGTGTGCACACCCGCGCGATGGACGCTTTTCCGCCGGAAAACGGGCTGGTTGTCTGGTTTGCGACCAATCCGCACAGCCGGAAAGTGGCGCAAATTCGCAGCAATCCAAATGTGGTGTTGTATTATTTCGATGCTGCCGGTGGGGAATATGTCAGCATCAGCGCGACAGCGCGAATTGTGGATGATGCTGCAGAAAAGCAACAATATTGGAAAGAAGAGTGGGCTGCGTTTTATCCGGATCGCGACGAAAATTATCTGCTGATCGAAACGAAACCGGTGAAAATGGAGATCGTCAGCGAAGCCAGGGGCATCATCGGCGATGCCGAAACCTGGGAGCCGCAAACTGTATATTTTGAGTGA
- a CDS encoding ABC transporter permease yields MEYREYLEMGFDSIRQHKMRSLLTMLGVIFGVSAVIAMMSIAGGARKAALDQIKLLGTNNIRIQHLSLTEEQQQEAEYKGSAGLSLNDADMIRKVVPGVSAAAPLKMMDSQVYFADRETSGRIVGTSSNYDMITNFFPAEGRFISDLDVVDAKKICVLGGDVARELFKLTNPLGQQIRIEDTWYTVVGVMESKNIRLDKNAAIKVRNFNRDIYLPITTVFSRTLSSDLYEQVDEIAVQVNDQDLVVPASRIIDRLLLRNHNQVKDFEIVIPRELLEQAQKTQQIFNIVMGAIAAISLLVGGIGIMNIMLATVTERIKEIGIRRAIGASERDIMIQFLNETVFISVSGGIIGIILGALMAQVITLYAEWDTVISLTAVFWAFVISVGIGIVFGLYPAQKAARMDPIQALRTE; encoded by the coding sequence ATGGAATATCGTGAATATTTAGAAATGGGATTTGACAGCATTCGGCAGCACAAAATGCGTTCGCTGTTAACCATGCTGGGCGTTATTTTTGGCGTATCTGCGGTCATCGCCATGATGTCCATCGCCGGCGGTGCCCGAAAAGCCGCACTGGATCAGATAAAACTGTTGGGCACAAACAACATTCGCATTCAGCACCTCTCGTTAACCGAGGAACAGCAGCAGGAAGCTGAATACAAAGGCTCTGCCGGACTCAGCCTAAACGATGCGGATATGATTCGGAAAGTAGTGCCGGGGGTATCGGCTGCCGCACCGCTCAAAATGATGGATAGCCAGGTGTATTTTGCCGATCGCGAAACCAGCGGACGGATTGTTGGCACCTCCTCGAATTACGATATGATCACCAATTTTTTCCCTGCCGAAGGACGATTTATTTCTGATCTGGATGTTGTGGACGCCAAAAAAATATGTGTTTTGGGTGGCGATGTTGCCCGCGAATTGTTCAAATTGACCAACCCGCTCGGGCAGCAAATCCGAATCGAAGATACCTGGTACACCGTCGTGGGCGTGATGGAAAGTAAAAACATCCGGTTGGATAAAAATGCAGCCATCAAAGTGCGCAATTTCAACCGCGATATTTATTTACCGATAACCACCGTTTTCAGCCGCACACTTTCCTCCGATTTATACGAACAGGTTGATGAAATAGCCGTGCAAGTTAACGATCAGGATTTGGTTGTGCCGGCGTCGCGCATTATCGATCGCCTGTTGCTGCGCAATCACAACCAGGTAAAGGATTTCGAAATTGTCATCCCCCGGGAATTATTGGAACAAGCCCAGAAAACCCAGCAAATTTTTAACATCGTGATGGGCGCGATTGCAGCAATTTCGTTGTTGGTGGGTGGCATCGGAATTATGAATATCATGCTGGCAACCGTTACCGAGCGCATCAAAGAGATCGGTATTCGTCGGGCGATCGGCGCATCAGAACGCGATATCATGATCCAGTTTCTCAACGAAACGGTATTTATCAGCGTGTCTGGCGGTATTATCGGGATCATTTTGGGCGCGTTAATGGCGCAAGTTATCACCCTTTATGCGGAATGGGACACCGTGATTTCGTTAACTGCGGTGTTTTGGGCGTTCGTTATTTCTGTTGGCATCGGCATCGTTTTTGGACTTTATCCCGCCCAAAAAGCCGCACGGATGGACCCTATTCAGGCGTTGCGTACGGAATAA